The genomic DNA TTCAATCCGCGAAGCTTTTCAAGATCTCCTCATATGTCTTGACGTGATCCCTAAAGGTTTCGGGTGTCGCGGTGTAGGTGATGATGTAACTCTTGTCCTCATTCTGACTGGCCATGTAAAACTGACGTTGTTTCAAGGTATTGGGGACCGTTTCTGAGGGATTCATCCGCTGGTCGACAATCACTCCTTTGTTGGAGCCGAAGGTCTGAATTTTTGATTTGAAGTTATCGACTTTCATGCCCATCTGCTTGTACTGCTGGGGGAGAATTTTCACGATTAGATCGGCAAATTCCTGAGTGGCCGGAAGTTTACTATCGATGACGACAACATTCACGTTTTCGAGAAAATCATCCTGTCCATTTCGGATCAGCAGGACTTTAATTTTCTCGAAATCGAAACTTTGCTTTTTCAGGTAGTCTTTGGCGGTATCGGTTATCCCGCCATCAATGAGTTCGGATTTGAGCGATCCATTGATCGGCAGCCAGCCGGTAGGATGGGTGAATGAAAATCCCGATTTATCTCGGTAGTCTTCACAAAAAGCGGTATTGGCCAGACCAACAAGCATTAGGCTGAAAATCAGCAGGGACGATGATAAGCGTTGCATCGGAGATTCCTTTGGGTGAAATTTAAGGAAAGAACAGTTATAGAACTCCTAACAATACACGAAATTAAATTCGTTTTAGTCGTATGAAATCACGGGTGGCGAGGCGCTCTCGAAGAGAAGCCCCCGAATCGTAAAACTTCCGGGGGCTTCCGCTGACGCGGAGCGTCCCCGGCACCCCAGATCATTTAGACTGAAATCAGTTTTGTTAGCGGTTCATAATCGGCTTTATCATGCCGTCTCATTTGGCAAATGTACACTGTAGTGAGGGAATGTTACAGATTGTTATGCAATTCGTGATTGTGAAATTAGGTAAGTTTTAAGCGGGACTCATTTTTTTGATCGCGAAATGATCTGGAATGGTCTTCTCTAGTTGAAAAACTGTTGAGATCTGACTACAGTACCGAATTCCGCGAATTGGCGCGATTCTAAAAGACGGCGAAGTTGCCGAATTCCGAGTGGGATGTTCACTCATTATTGTAGATTTTCTGTAAGGGTGTTTTAAGGTATGTCAATCACCAAAGTGAAGAAGCAGGAACTGATTGATGATTATAAGCGAACCGAAGGGGATACCGGTTCGCCCGATGTTCAGATTGCCGTTTTATCCCATCGTATCAGCGAGTTGACCGCTCACTTGAAGACTCACAGCAAAGATTTTGCAAGCCGACGTGGTCTGCTGATGCTGGTCAGCCGTCGTCGCCGATTGCTCGATTATGTTCGAGCCAAGGATCCGTCACGTTACGCATCCCTGATTGAGCGACTCAGTTTGAGAAAGTAGCGGTTTAACCCGGCGAGTTTTCGTCGGGTTTTCTCTTTTACCCGCCTTGCGTAAGGGTGGAATGGCTACTGATTGATAGCCGAATTGATGATCTGAATTCCCGGGAAGCCGCTGTGGATTTCAGGTCGATGCTGGACGCATTTCTGTATTACTGCGTCGTTGATTTGTTAACGAAAATGTTGTCGAACGCTTGCAGGCTGGCTGCTGATGAAAGTAGCCGTGAATTCATTGCTAAATATCGATAGAAAAAAGAAAGAAAATCTGTGTCAG from Rubinisphaera italica includes the following:
- the rpsO gene encoding 30S ribosomal protein S15, with the protein product MSITKVKKQELIDDYKRTEGDTGSPDVQIAVLSHRISELTAHLKTHSKDFASRRGLLMLVSRRRRLLDYVRAKDPSRYASLIERLSLRK